The Sphingobacteriaceae bacterium genome has a window encoding:
- the thyX gene encoding FAD-dependent thymidylate synthase, producing MTVRVEVIQATPDPERLVWICAHQDYAATFAMDDPVPKDPGAAIVKNLLQRGHYGPFEHPQISFNIGGISRACLAQLTRHRIGVTFDVQSHRYTKVDQAEPTPEYFVFPPYLAEGARAHARGMGRVELDDPARAEAIMQEAYAHSLKAYNLLLAAGMPPEDARLVLPEGVRINLTMSVNARALMHILDMRLPPNAQWEIRMLCERLLELAEDWMPATFRWYRENRAYKHKLAP from the coding sequence ATGACCGTGCGCGTGGAAGTGATTCAGGCTACACCGGATCCCGAACGGCTGGTCTGGATCTGCGCCCATCAGGATTACGCCGCTACATTCGCCATGGATGACCCGGTGCCCAAGGATCCCGGCGCCGCCATCGTCAAGAACCTGCTGCAGCGGGGGCATTACGGGCCTTTCGAGCATCCCCAGATTTCCTTCAACATCGGCGGCATCAGCCGGGCCTGCCTGGCCCAGTTGACCAGGCACCGCATCGGGGTGACCTTCGACGTGCAAAGCCACCGGTACACGAAAGTGGATCAAGCGGAGCCGACGCCTGAATACTTCGTGTTCCCGCCCTACCTGGCGGAGGGGGCCAGGGCCCACGCCCGGGGGATGGGCCGGGTGGAACTGGACGACCCCGCCCGGGCGGAAGCCATCATGCAGGAGGCCTACGCCCATTCCCTCAAGGCCTACAACCTGCTGCTGGCCGCGGGCATGCCCCCCGAGGACGCCCGCCTGGTGCTGCCTGAAGGGGTCAGGATCAACTTGACCATGTCGGTCAACGCCCGGGCCTTGATGCACATCTTGGACATGCGGCTGCCCCCCAACGCCCAGTGGGAGATCAGGATGCTGTGCGAGCGGCTCCTGGAACTGGCGGAAGATTGGATGCCCGCCACCTTCCGCTGGTACCGGGAGAACCGGGCTTACAAGCACAAGCTGGCCCCGTAA
- a CDS encoding long-chain fatty acid--CoA ligase produces MKPVWLEHYEESVPAELEIPPLTLPDILFETTRELPDRAATSFMGGRLDYRTLSNLVRRLAGALAQLGIKPGDRVALHLPNTPQFIIGLYGILQVGAVAVPINPLYQGEELAFVLRDSGARAVITLSKLYPNIVDVLDDSLPLENIIVTRISDYFPTGLRILFSLFKEKKDGHAYPTEGTAAGRPVLRLPSLLRAARPVMEPVPGPEDLAILQYTGGTTGMPKGAMLTHRNLVANVLQGRSWLTSLQEGGEVFGCAIPFFHVYGLTVALNIPISIGATMVLFPQFIPRDVLEGISKEKVTFFPAVPAMYVALSHVKGFDNYDLSSIRLYFSGAAPLPPEVKERFEGLAGGRIVEGYGLTEASPITHANPLWGKHKTGSIGVPFPSTVARIVDLEDPSKELPPGEEGELCIQGPQVMKGYWNQPEETAAVLRDGWLHTGDIAKMDEEGYFYIVDRKKDLVIVGGFNVYPREIEDFLYTHPKVKEVAVVGVPHPLRGEELAAYIVLKEGQEATRAEIVRYCRERLHAYKVPRKIQFVDAIPKTLVGKPLRRVIREEAAATPDEGVVDEGEAGGEAPV; encoded by the coding sequence GTGAAGCCGGTTTGGCTGGAGCACTACGAAGAGTCCGTTCCCGCAGAGCTGGAAATCCCGCCCTTGACCCTGCCCGACATTTTGTTTGAGACCACACGGGAGCTGCCTGACCGGGCCGCCACCTCCTTCATGGGGGGACGGCTGGATTACCGGACCTTGAGCAACTTGGTGCGCCGCCTGGCCGGGGCCTTGGCCCAACTGGGGATCAAGCCTGGCGACCGGGTGGCCCTGCACCTGCCCAACACCCCCCAGTTCATCATCGGCCTGTACGGCATCCTCCAGGTCGGCGCCGTGGCCGTGCCCATCAACCCCTTGTATCAAGGCGAAGAACTGGCTTTTGTCCTGAGGGATTCCGGGGCCCGGGCGGTCATCACCTTGAGCAAGCTTTATCCCAATATCGTCGACGTTTTGGATGACTCCCTGCCCTTGGAGAACATCATCGTCACCCGGATCAGCGACTATTTCCCCACCGGACTGCGGATACTCTTTTCCCTGTTCAAGGAGAAGAAGGACGGCCATGCCTATCCTACCGAGGGCACGGCCGCCGGCAGGCCGGTCCTGCGGCTGCCCTCCCTGCTGCGGGCCGCCCGGCCTGTAATGGAGCCCGTCCCCGGGCCCGAGGACCTGGCCATCCTGCAGTACACCGGGGGCACCACGGGCATGCCCAAGGGAGCCATGCTGACCCACCGGAACCTGGTGGCCAACGTGCTGCAGGGCCGGTCCTGGCTGACCAGCCTCCAGGAAGGGGGAGAGGTGTTCGGCTGCGCCATTCCCTTCTTCCACGTGTACGGCCTGACGGTGGCCCTAAACATTCCCATCAGCATCGGGGCCACCATGGTGCTCTTTCCCCAGTTCATCCCCCGGGACGTGCTGGAGGGGATCAGCAAGGAAAAGGTGACCTTCTTCCCCGCCGTGCCGGCCATGTATGTGGCCCTCAGCCACGTCAAAGGCTTTGACAACTACGACCTGTCTTCCATTCGCCTCTACTTCTCCGGGGCGGCGCCCCTGCCGCCGGAGGTGAAGGAGCGGTTCGAAGGCCTGGCCGGCGGCCGCATCGTCGAGGGATACGGCCTCACCGAAGCCTCGCCCATCACCCATGCCAACCCGTTGTGGGGCAAGCATAAGACGGGCAGCATCGGCGTCCCCTTCCCCAGCACTGTGGCCCGCATCGTGGACCTGGAGGACCCCTCCAAGGAGCTGCCGCCCGGGGAAGAAGGGGAGCTGTGCATCCAGGGCCCCCAGGTCATGAAGGGCTACTGGAACCAGCCCGAAGAAACGGCCGCCGTGCTGCGGGACGGCTGGCTCCACACCGGCGACATCGCCAAGATGGATGAAGAAGGCTACTTCTACATCGTCGACCGGAAGAAAGACCTGGTCATCGTAGGCGGCTTCAACGTCTATCCCCGGGAGATTGAAGACTTTCTCTACACCCACCCCAAGGTGAAGGAAGTGGCCGTGGTGGGCGTGCCCCACCCGTTGCGGGGCGAGGAATTGGCCGCCTACATCGTGTTGAAAGAGGGCCAGGAAGCCACCCGGGCCGAGATTGTCAGGTACTGCCGGGAGCGCCTCCACGCCTACAAGGTCCCGCGCAAGATCCAATTCGTCGACGCCATCCCCAAGACATTGGTGGGCAAGCCCCTGCGCCGGGTCATCCGGGAGGAGGCGGCGGCTACGCCCGACGAAGGTGTGGTGGATGAGGGGGAGGCCGGCGGGGAGGCGCCGGTGTGA
- the ruvX gene encoding Holliday junction resolvase RuvX gives MGIIVGLDVGRRRIGVAASDELGLTAQPVKVLTRVAREKDLDAVAQLCRELKAEQVVVGMPYRLDGTMGPQAEMVAAFVRRLQERLDIPVITWDERLSTAAARQVLLEADASRRRRRQVIDKMAAAVILQSFLDHRRLGSQDSTPGSEAPQGC, from the coding sequence ATGGGGATCATCGTCGGGCTGGACGTGGGCCGGCGGCGCATCGGGGTGGCCGCCAGCGACGAGTTGGGGTTGACGGCCCAGCCGGTGAAGGTGCTGACCCGGGTGGCCCGGGAGAAGGATCTGGATGCCGTGGCCCAACTGTGCCGGGAGCTTAAGGCGGAGCAGGTGGTGGTGGGCATGCCCTACCGGCTGGACGGCACCATGGGACCCCAGGCGGAGATGGTGGCCGCCTTCGTCCGGCGTCTCCAGGAACGGCTGGACATACCCGTCATAACCTGGGATGAAAGGTTGTCCACGGCCGCCGCCCGGCAGGTGCTACTGGAGGCCGACGCCAGCCGGCGCCGCCGGCGGCAGGTCATCGACAAGATGGCCGCCGCCGTGATCCTGCAAAGCTTTCTGGACCACCGGCGCCTCGGTTCCCAAGACTCCACGCCGGGTTCGGAGGCACCCCAGGGGTGTTAA
- the aroE gene encoding shikimate dehydrogenase, producing the protein MGDPVSHSGSPAMHNAAFRAVGRDACYLAFGVPDKDVPTVVRGFQAAGVVGLNVTVPHKEQALALADRATDRARAVGAANVLAFREDGILADNTDGEGFLRALGAAGVDLAQKTVLMLGAGGAARAVAAACATGGAGRLVVANRSLARGEALLAQVPLGATAGILCPLDSVQEWLPHAQAIIQATSLGLKDDDPLPLPLELWPEIEPGTVVMDLLYKRGGTPFVHQAAAQGLTALDGRSMLVWQAALSWEVWFGEMGPVQVMAEALDRWLDGDDGGDAGPSGEVGQAGHGGGAGREK; encoded by the coding sequence TTGGGTGATCCCGTATCCCATTCAGGCTCGCCGGCCATGCACAACGCCGCCTTCCGGGCCGTGGGGCGGGATGCTTGCTATTTGGCCTTCGGCGTGCCGGACAAGGACGTGCCCACCGTCGTCCGGGGCTTTCAAGCCGCCGGGGTGGTGGGCTTGAACGTTACCGTGCCCCATAAGGAGCAGGCCTTGGCCCTGGCCGACCGCGCCACCGACCGGGCCCGGGCGGTGGGAGCCGCCAACGTGCTGGCCTTCCGGGAGGACGGCATTCTGGCCGACAACACCGACGGCGAGGGCTTCCTGCGGGCCCTGGGCGCCGCCGGGGTGGACCTGGCGCAGAAGACGGTGCTCATGCTGGGGGCGGGAGGCGCCGCCCGGGCAGTGGCCGCCGCCTGCGCCACCGGCGGGGCCGGCCGTCTGGTGGTGGCCAATCGCTCCCTGGCCCGGGGGGAGGCGCTGCTGGCCCAGGTGCCCCTGGGTGCCACCGCCGGCATCCTCTGCCCCTTGGACTCGGTGCAGGAATGGCTTCCCCACGCCCAGGCCATCATTCAAGCTACCTCGCTGGGATTGAAGGATGACGATCCCCTTCCCCTACCTTTGGAGTTGTGGCCGGAGATTGAGCCCGGCACCGTGGTCATGGACCTGCTGTACAAGCGGGGCGGCACGCCCTTCGTCCATCAAGCCGCAGCCCAGGGGCTTACGGCTTTGGATGGGCGGTCCATGCTGGTCTGGCAGGCGGCCCTATCCTGGGAAGTTTGGTTCGGGGAAATGGGTCCCGTCCAGGTGATGGCGGAAGCCCTGGACCGGTGGCTGGACGGCGATGACGGCGGCGATGCTGGCCCGTCGGGTGAGGTTGGACAGGCCGGCCACGGCGGCGGGGCCGGCCGGGAGAAATAG
- a CDS encoding YceI family protein — MSNTVWTVDPTHTQVEFTVRHLISKVRGRFREFDATVTGDIEDLTSASIQATIKAASVDTNVEDRDNHLRSADFFEVDKFPEITFQSKEIVKNGDNQYTVKGDLTIRGVTKEVELDTTVLGVATDPWGNKKAALTAEGKVNRKDFGLEWNAVLETGGFLVGDDVVMSIDAQFAQQAG; from the coding sequence ATGTCGAACACGGTATGGACGGTCGATCCAACCCATACCCAGGTCGAGTTCACGGTCCGCCATCTTATTTCCAAGGTCAGGGGGCGCTTCCGGGAGTTTGACGCCACCGTCACCGGCGATATCGAGGACTTGACCTCGGCCAGCATCCAAGCCACCATCAAGGCCGCATCCGTAGATACCAACGTCGAGGACCGGGACAACCACCTGCGCTCCGCCGATTTCTTCGAAGTAGACAAGTTCCCCGAGATCACCTTTCAGAGCAAGGAGATTGTCAAGAACGGCGACAACCAGTACACGGTGAAGGGCGATCTGACCATCCGGGGCGTGACCAAGGAAGTAGAGCTGGACACCACTGTGCTGGGCGTGGCCACCGATCCTTGGGGCAACAAGAAGGCGGCCCTCACCGCCGAAGGCAAGGTAAACCGCAAGGACTTCGGCCTGGAGTGGAACGCCGTCCTGGAGACGGGCGGCTTTCTGGTGGGCGACGACGTGGTCATGTCCATCGACGCCCAGTTCGCCCAGCAGGCCGGCTGA
- the cas6 gene encoding CRISPR system precrRNA processing endoribonuclease RAMP protein Cas6, giving the protein MAEGFPIPSLDHITLLNVRLHLKAGRTQLKSRRRPYTVRRNLSAALKNSICAFSPSLSCFKCVLAENCPYTRILLPAASMGSRGRPAPRPVIFRPGPAGEGVDTALRTTWDLIVVGTGWKYLKYILRTLSGRCPGRDQCCGLWGVQGSWELQQAMLVHPQGKMPLDLSPIHGQNLPAPAADSSRPLATVPPHMIIWGNTLAVAPPKVQGKTPAGERGILRLHFKTRTRLKRRGRYLTRPPQFSWLVRHLLRRTAALSAWYAGRSLTIDWHRLMEEAAKVQLVDHDLRWSRWGRSPSRVMYRSGFTGSVYYQGPWQPFSSLLALGTYVHVGQGTTFGGGQFTAQVE; this is encoded by the coding sequence TTGGCCGAAGGCTTTCCCATCCCGTCCTTGGATCACATTACGTTGCTCAACGTGCGCCTGCATTTGAAGGCCGGGCGGACGCAGCTCAAGTCGAGGCGCCGGCCCTACACGGTGCGCCGTAACTTGTCCGCCGCCCTGAAAAACAGCATTTGCGCCTTTTCACCTTCGCTCAGCTGTTTCAAATGCGTCTTGGCCGAAAACTGTCCCTACACCCGCATCTTGCTGCCCGCCGCCTCCATGGGGTCCCGTGGGCGGCCGGCGCCCCGGCCGGTCATCTTCCGGCCCGGCCCGGCGGGCGAAGGGGTCGACACCGCTTTGCGCACCACGTGGGATCTCATCGTAGTCGGCACCGGCTGGAAGTACTTGAAATACATCCTTCGCACCCTGTCGGGCCGGTGCCCGGGCCGGGACCAATGCTGCGGGCTGTGGGGCGTCCAGGGGAGCTGGGAGTTGCAGCAGGCCATGCTGGTCCACCCCCAAGGGAAGATGCCCCTGGACCTGAGCCCCATCCACGGGCAAAACCTGCCGGCGCCGGCGGCCGATTCGAGCCGGCCCCTGGCCACGGTGCCGCCCCACATGATCATATGGGGAAACACCCTGGCGGTGGCCCCGCCCAAGGTACAAGGCAAAACTCCAGCCGGGGAACGGGGAATCCTGCGGCTCCACTTCAAGACCCGCACCCGGCTGAAGCGCCGGGGCCGCTACTTGACCCGCCCGCCCCAGTTCTCCTGGCTGGTCCGACATCTGCTGCGCCGGACAGCGGCTCTGTCGGCCTGGTACGCCGGCCGGTCCCTGACCATAGATTGGCACCGCCTCATGGAGGAGGCGGCCAAGGTGCAGTTGGTGGACCACGACCTGCGGTGGTCCCGATGGGGCCGCTCACCCAGCCGGGTCATGTACCGGTCGGGCTTCACCGGCAGCGTCTACTACCAGGGGCCCTGGCAGCCCTTCAGCTCCCTTCTGGCCCTGGGCACTTATGTCCACGTCGGGCAGGGCACCACCTTCGGCGGGGGTCAGTTTACCGCCCAGGTGGAGTAA
- a CDS encoding helix-turn-helix domain-containing protein, whose translation MPYEQCCPRYEAAVQLLGKRWTGLIIRALMVGPRRFRDLQQYIPALSDRLLSERLKELEQAGIVRRTVYPETPVRVEYSLTERGLALEPVVAAIQHWAEQWL comes from the coding sequence TTGCCTTATGAACAGTGCTGCCCACGCTACGAGGCGGCAGTGCAATTGCTGGGGAAGCGCTGGACGGGCCTGATCATCAGGGCTTTAATGGTCGGCCCGCGCCGTTTTCGCGATCTCCAGCAGTACATCCCCGCCCTTAGTGATCGCCTCCTCTCGGAACGCCTCAAGGAACTGGAGCAGGCCGGGATAGTACGCCGTACCGTCTACCCTGAAACACCGGTACGGGTGGAGTATTCCCTTACGGAGCGGGGACTTGCCCTCGAGCCCGTGGTGGCGGCCATCCAACACTGGGCGGAGCAGTGGCTCTGA
- a CDS encoding YqeG family HAD IIIA-type phosphatase: MTPNRYLTSIHALRPAELAAQGITGLIVDLDNTLIPWNGGNPADRRLADLVSSFTDAGIKVCIVSNNWGPRVDAFGEALHVPVVGRAMKPRRGPFRRAMELLGTKTRETAVVGDQLFTDILGGNRLGLYTILVRPISQREFIGTKIVRRLERLVLSALSRRGLLNSFEGE, translated from the coding sequence TTGACACCCAACCGATACCTGACATCCATCCATGCCCTGCGGCCGGCCGAGTTGGCGGCCCAGGGCATCACTGGTCTCATCGTGGACCTGGACAATACCTTGATCCCCTGGAACGGCGGCAATCCCGCCGACCGCCGGCTGGCCGACCTGGTCTCCTCCTTCACCGATGCGGGGATCAAGGTCTGCATCGTGTCCAACAACTGGGGGCCGCGGGTGGACGCCTTCGGCGAGGCCCTGCACGTACCCGTGGTGGGCCGGGCCATGAAGCCCCGCCGGGGCCCCTTCCGCCGGGCCATGGAGCTCCTGGGCACCAAGACCCGGGAGACGGCCGTGGTGGGGGATCAGCTCTTCACCGACATCCTGGGCGGCAACCGCCTGGGCCTGTACACCATCCTGGTGCGGCCCATTTCCCAGCGGGAGTTCATCGGCACCAAAATAGTCCGGCGGCTGGAGCGCCTTGTCTTGAGCGCCCTCAGCCGCCGCGGTCTCCTTAATTCCTTTGAAGGGGAATAG
- the sigK gene encoding RNA polymerase sporulation sigma factor SigK, with translation MDAGAWGLLALLGLKALLVLGGYLTNGQSFPRPLDRETETLYLRRMQEGDEEARNLLVEHNLRLVAHIVKKFDNTGEDTDDLISIGTIGLIKGIGTFKMEKGTRLATYAARCIENEILMHLRATRRLRNEMSLQDPIGVDREGNEITLMDVLHAEGVDMDELVGNRLMASTLRRVLASLDGRERKVLEMRFGLNNGRRRTQREVARHLGISRSYVSRIEKRAVQKLSECLSLDGHGAPAPGRA, from the coding sequence ATGGATGCCGGCGCATGGGGGCTGCTCGCCTTATTGGGCCTGAAGGCACTGCTGGTGCTGGGCGGTTATTTGACCAACGGACAGAGTTTTCCGCGGCCGCTGGACCGGGAGACGGAGACCCTGTACCTGCGGCGCATGCAGGAAGGTGACGAAGAGGCCCGCAACCTCCTGGTGGAACACAACCTGCGCCTGGTGGCCCACATCGTGAAGAAGTTCGACAACACCGGCGAGGACACCGATGACCTGATCTCCATCGGCACCATCGGCCTGATCAAAGGCATCGGCACCTTCAAAATGGAGAAAGGAACCCGCCTGGCCACCTATGCAGCCCGGTGCATTGAGAATGAGATTTTGATGCACCTCCGGGCCACCCGCCGCCTGCGGAACGAAATGTCCCTCCAGGACCCCATCGGCGTCGACCGGGAAGGCAACGAGATTACCCTGATGGATGTGCTCCACGCCGAAGGCGTCGACATGGACGAACTGGTGGGCAACCGGCTCATGGCCTCCACCCTGCGCCGGGTGCTGGCCTCCCTGGACGGCCGGGAGCGCAAGGTGCTGGAGATGCGCTTCGGCCTGAACAACGGCCGGCGCCGGACCCAGCGGGAAGTGGCCCGGCACCTGGGCATCTCCCGGTCATATGTTTCCCGGATCGAGAAGCGGGCGGTGCAGAAGTTGTCCGAGTGTCTGAGCCTGGATGGCCACGGGGCGCCTGCGCCGGGGCGGGCCTAG
- a CDS encoding DUF1292 domain-containing protein gives MEDLETVVFRDENGDEIEFQVLDYIEVDGQEYVIVAMPDDDDEAFILRVETGEDGTETYVTIEDDDEWDTVAEAYEELLEQEDEWDDLDDDDDLLDLDDDDDDDDDFDDVDDEDGSFSEDGRRRE, from the coding sequence TTGGAAGATCTTGAGACGGTGGTCTTCCGGGATGAAAACGGTGACGAGATAGAGTTTCAAGTTCTCGACTATATCGAGGTGGACGGCCAGGAGTACGTCATCGTCGCCATGCCCGATGATGATGACGAGGCCTTCATCCTCCGGGTGGAGACGGGGGAGGACGGCACCGAAACCTATGTCACCATCGAAGACGACGATGAATGGGATACGGTGGCCGAGGCCTACGAAGAACTGCTGGAGCAGGAAGACGAATGGGATGATCTGGACGACGATGACGACCTGCTGGACTTGGACGACGACGATGATGACGATGACGACTTCGACGACGTAGACGATGAAGACGGGTCTTTCTCTGAGGACGGCCGCCGGCGAGAGTAG
- the mltG gene encoding endolytic transglycosylase MltG, with translation MAEVMRERRLRRQKGRRRLALTVAGTLLAVAFIFLGTGLYWYEANLQPVAPGSGEEQLITIPPGAHSRRIAELLHEHGLIKDPLVFRMLVRFQDLDGRLQAGQYSLGPGLSLQEIVDKLASGDVALYSVTVPEGLTVAQTIALLAEGGVATREELAAAVAEAAQGWPFLPDGPARLHQPLEGYLFPDTYRLPYDAGAADMVAMMLRRFEEVFSPAWRERARELGLTVHEVVTLASIVEREAQVPEERPVIAAVFHNRLRIGMKLDADPTVIYAVAWDREATDPYILTRSELRTDSPYNTYVYGGLPPGPIASPGAAAIEAVLYPANVDYLYFVSKFDGTGAHVFARTYQEHLRNVAKYRDGR, from the coding sequence ATGGCTGAGGTCATGCGGGAGAGGCGTCTCCGGCGACAAAAGGGGCGCAGGAGGCTGGCCCTGACCGTCGCTGGGACGTTGCTGGCGGTCGCTTTTATTTTTCTCGGCACCGGCCTTTACTGGTACGAGGCCAACCTGCAGCCCGTGGCCCCCGGCAGCGGGGAGGAGCAGTTGATCACCATTCCCCCCGGCGCCCACAGCCGCCGCATCGCCGAACTGCTCCACGAACACGGGCTCATCAAGGATCCCTTGGTTTTTCGCATGCTGGTCCGCTTTCAGGACTTGGACGGCCGGCTGCAGGCCGGGCAGTACTCCTTGGGTCCCGGTCTTTCCCTGCAGGAGATCGTAGACAAATTGGCTTCCGGCGACGTAGCCCTGTACTCCGTCACCGTGCCGGAGGGCCTCACCGTGGCCCAGACCATCGCCCTTCTGGCGGAAGGGGGCGTGGCCACCCGGGAGGAATTGGCCGCCGCCGTGGCCGAGGCGGCCCAGGGCTGGCCTTTCCTGCCCGACGGCCCGGCCCGGCTGCACCAGCCCTTAGAAGGATATTTGTTCCCCGATACCTACCGGCTGCCCTACGATGCGGGAGCTGCCGACATGGTCGCCATGATGCTGCGCCGGTTCGAGGAAGTGTTCAGCCCGGCGTGGCGGGAGCGGGCCCGGGAACTGGGCTTGACGGTGCATGAGGTGGTGACCCTGGCATCCATCGTGGAGCGGGAGGCCCAGGTGCCCGAGGAGCGTCCCGTCATCGCTGCCGTGTTCCACAACCGCCTGCGCATCGGCATGAAGCTGGACGCCGACCCCACGGTCATCTACGCCGTGGCCTGGGACCGGGAGGCCACGGACCCGTATATCTTGACCCGCAGCGAGCTGCGTACCGACTCGCCGTACAACACCTACGTGTACGGGGGCCTGCCGCCGGGCCCCATCGCCAGCCCGGGGGCCGCCGCCATTGAGGCGGTGCTGTATCCCGCCAACGTGGACTACCTCTATTTCGTATCCAAGTTCGACGGCACCGGCGCCCACGTCTTTGCCCGGACCTATCAGGAGCACCTGCGGAACGTGGCCAAGTACCGGGACGGCCGGTGA
- a CDS encoding DUF2812 domain-containing protein, with protein sequence MSKVDLKKELRHLYSASAKEVAVVGGAAVNSVANTAVRWFRWSGWFTEKVEAWLEQQAAEGWHLVKADRLLYRFHFVRGTPQTLWFFVDFPAHAGDEYRAGCEGDGWELVDSSYGWYIWRAECQDGRLPEAYRDVGVRLQRNNRLLAWLAVGLALLAAGNVPSLLFAMAKPGAWASTLPLALRQAILGVNGIIAAVLIGSGILIILQNARLRQGKP encoded by the coding sequence GTGAGCAAGGTAGATCTCAAGAAGGAGCTGCGGCATTTATACAGCGCATCGGCAAAAGAAGTGGCGGTGGTGGGGGGTGCAGCGGTGAACAGCGTTGCAAATACGGCAGTGCGCTGGTTCCGCTGGTCCGGTTGGTTCACTGAGAAGGTAGAGGCCTGGCTGGAACAGCAGGCCGCCGAAGGGTGGCATCTAGTAAAGGCCGACCGGCTGTTGTACCGCTTTCATTTCGTGCGGGGCACGCCCCAGACGCTATGGTTCTTTGTGGATTTTCCCGCCCATGCCGGCGACGAGTACAGGGCTGGCTGCGAAGGCGACGGCTGGGAACTGGTGGACAGCAGCTACGGCTGGTATATCTGGCGGGCGGAATGCCAGGACGGCCGGCTCCCCGAGGCCTATAGAGATGTGGGCGTGCGGCTCCAACGGAATAATCGCCTGCTGGCCTGGCTGGCCGTCGGGTTGGCCCTGTTGGCAGCGGGCAATGTTCCCTCACTGCTCTTTGCCATGGCCAAGCCCGGCGCCTGGGCGTCCACCTTGCCCCTGGCCCTGCGCCAGGCAATCCTGGGCGTAAATGGGATAATCGCTGCCGTGTTAATCGGCTCCGGCATCCTGATCATCCTGCAGAACGCCAGGCTAAGGCAGGGCAAACCATAG
- a CDS encoding WYL domain-containing transcriptional regulator has translation MAAGGGAAGRSSPGRPAAYRLYRIHLEIKSGKCPNTRELAQALEVSSRTIERDIAYLRDMFQAPLHFDPKRRGYIYTEPSFEIPPLELQEGEVAALAVAARLLAQDLQTPIAPVAERALQRLIALLPGKVMIAPNQLEAALSFAPNTGAAAAELVRERFDQLMTAILNEKTVDSVYWSASRQEDTRRRIDPYTLYFADGAWYVIGYCRLREQVRIFALQRFKEMTVTNESFQRPEEFSAKEFMGQAWQAWRGPTQEIELWFSPAMAPLVAERRWHPSQSLTPQDDGSLLMRLQVDGIEEVMGWILRWGPECEVVGPPGLRREVAARIAAMADRYREFSG, from the coding sequence ATGGCGGCTGGTGGGGGAGCTGCAGGCCGGAGCAGTCCGGGACGGCCGGCAGCTTATCGTCTTTACCGGATTCATCTCGAAATCAAAAGTGGAAAGTGCCCCAATACCCGGGAACTGGCGCAGGCGCTGGAGGTCAGCTCCCGCACCATCGAGCGGGACATCGCCTATCTCCGCGACATGTTTCAGGCTCCCCTCCACTTCGATCCCAAGCGCCGGGGGTACATCTATACCGAGCCTTCCTTTGAAATCCCACCCTTGGAACTGCAGGAAGGGGAAGTGGCGGCCCTGGCGGTGGCGGCCCGCCTCCTGGCCCAAGACTTGCAGACCCCTATCGCCCCCGTGGCGGAGCGGGCCCTGCAGCGCTTGATCGCCCTGCTGCCCGGCAAGGTGATGATTGCCCCCAACCAGTTGGAGGCCGCCTTGAGCTTCGCCCCCAACACCGGCGCGGCAGCGGCCGAATTGGTCCGGGAGCGCTTCGACCAACTGATGACGGCCATCTTGAACGAGAAGACCGTGGACTCGGTCTATTGGTCGGCCTCCCGCCAAGAGGATACCCGGCGCCGGATCGACCCCTACACCCTTTATTTCGCCGACGGCGCCTGGTACGTCATCGGCTACTGCCGGCTGCGGGAGCAGGTGCGCATCTTCGCCCTCCAGCGGTTCAAGGAAATGACCGTCACCAACGAATCCTTCCAGCGGCCAGAGGAATTTTCGGCCAAGGAGTTCATGGGCCAGGCCTGGCAGGCCTGGCGCGGCCCCACCCAGGAAATCGAACTTTGGTTCAGCCCCGCCATGGCGCCGTTGGTGGCGGAGCGCCGATGGCACCCTTCCCAAAGCTTGACACCCCAGGACGACGGTTCCCTCTTGATGCGCCTCCAGGTGGACGGCATCGAGGAAGTCATGGGCTGGATTCTTCGTTGGGGTCCCGAATGCGAGGTAGTAGGCCCGCCCGGCTTACGCCGTGAGGTGGCGGCCCGGATTGCCGCCATGGCCGACCGCTACCGGGAATTCTCAGGGTAG